A genomic stretch from Arachis stenosperma cultivar V10309 chromosome 3, arast.V10309.gnm1.PFL2, whole genome shotgun sequence includes:
- the LOC130965332 gene encoding uncharacterized protein LOC130965332: protein MKTPPNSEDELVGEESSDEVFPVFRQGARFRKLHLEVGMKFNTKWKFKVAVREFTIQEGRRMRFRKNDGKRVKAVCEVKDCKWVVYASRDHEDSCWQVKTFFDDHTCPREDRNRAANRNWVAGSTVQICTKPQPNGEVIFESMYVCLSGCKSGFRAGCRPLIGLDGAFLKTVFGGQIPSAVGQDANHHIYVIAWAVGEVENFKNWKWFLELLHEDLRDYKTHG, encoded by the exons ATGAAAACACCACCTAATTCAGAGGATGAGCTGGTTGGAGAAGAAAGTTCGGATGAGGTATTTCCAGTGTTTAGACAGGGTGCTAGGTTCAGAAAATTGCATTTAGAAGTCGGGATGAAGTTCAATACTAAGTGGAAGTTCAAGGTGGCAGTGAGGGAGTTCACTATACAAGAAGGGAGACGGATGAGGTTCAGGAAGAACGACGGGAAAAGGGTAAAGGCAGTATGTGAGGTGAAGGATTGCAAGTGGGTTGTGTACGCATCAAGGGACCATGAAGACAGTTGCTGGCAAGTGAAGACATTCTTCGATGATCACACCTGTCCAAGAGAGGATAGGAACAGGGCAGCAAATAGAAATTGGGTTGCAG GATCCACTGTTCAGATTTGCACAAAGCCACAGCCTAATGGTGAGGTCATATTTGAGAGCATGTATGTCTGCTTGAGTGGGTGCAAGTCAGGTTTCAGGGCTGGCTGTCGTCCGTTAATTGGACTTGATGGGGCTTTTCTAAAAACTGTTTTCGGGGGGCAAATTCCATCGGCTGTTGGACAAGATGCTAATCATCATATATACGTTATTGCTTGGGCAGTTGGGGAAGTGGAAAACTTTAAGAATTGGAAGTGGTTTCTAGAGTTGCTACATGAAGACCTTAGAGACTACAAGACTCATGGGTGA
- the LOC130965266 gene encoding uncharacterized protein LOC130965266, with the protein MATYPPSSSSFSHLSAWNHVVPSPSSSCSYGGNSTASAIEQTLRHIPAVAVEWNLEEQAILEDGLARYAGGGSNVTVYATIAQQLQDKTVRDVALRVRWMKEKEKNIQNSKRRKDDLKLTKKSRNRKEKVSGPSSRHAAARSDVASSVPGMPYKAIGGLIGTLMEQNAQAFNQISKNLASRMHGKNIEIFHQVRENFNKIMKDLNETPDPMSLMPPLPKLLALDEMEKLSNPQPPYTSMFQETDFILL; encoded by the exons ATGGCTACCTATCctccttcttcctcctccttctcGCACTTGAGTGCTTGGAACCATGTTGTTCCATCACCATCTTCCTCATGCAGCTATGGCGGGAATTCCACTGCTTCGGCCATAGAGCAAACTCTGAGGCACATTCCTGCTGTAGCAGTTGAATGGAACCTTGAAGAACAAGCTATTCTTGAAGATGGACTTGCTAG GTATGCTGGTGGTGGTTCTAACGTAACAGTCTATGCGACCATAGCACAACAGCTGCAAGATAAGACAGTTAGGGATGTGGCGCTTCGAGTTCGGTGGATGAAGGAA aaagaaaaaaacatTCAAAATAGCAAGAGGAGGAAGGATGATCTTAAGTTGACCAAGAAAAGTAGAAATAGAAAG GAGAAAGTTTCAGGCCCTTCTTCTCGCCATGCTGCTGCTCGATCCGATGTTGCCTCATCAGTGCCAGGAATGCCTTACAAAG CAATTGGAGGTCTAATAGGTACACTCATGGAGCAAAATGCACAGGCCTTCAACCAAATCTCAAAAAATCTTGCTTCTCGTATG CATGGGAAGAATATTGAAATTTTCCACCAAGTGAGAGAgaacttcaataaaattatgaaaga TTTGAATGAAACACCAGACCCAATGAGCCTAATGCCACCCCTTCCTAAGTTGCTCGCCTTAGATGAGATGGAAAAGTTATCCAACCCCCAACCGCCATATACCTCGATGTTTCAAGAAACGGATTTCATTTTGTTATAG
- the LOC130965331 gene encoding protein SHORT-ROOT-like — MTSSSLNSDDPCFDGDGKWATKLLRECARAINDRDSSKIQHLLWMLNELASPYGDSQQKLASYFLQALFCKATQTGQRFYMNLKSASEKNQSFDSARKMILKFQEVSPWTTFGHVASNGAILEAFLEAGGEKNKKKKLHIIDISNNTSTLCTQWPTFLESLATKSSDHAETPQLKLTIVLVKESLKGSVMNEICQRMEKFARLMRVPFEINMINGVEHLWKVTKEELGIVVEEEEDDDDDEAFIAVNCVGGLRRVEEGERGNVIGMLKSLSPRIVTIVEEESGGSDVSCITRNDDDDFVKCFEECLRFYKIYFEMLEESFPTISNEKLMLERECSRNILGDLGCNNNNNKRERGVEWSMRFREYFTPIGLSDDVVDDVRALLKRYNRSGWSLMLPSSKVEGIYLKWRDQPVLWASAWKP, encoded by the coding sequence ATGACTAGCAGCTCTTTGAACTCAGATGATCCTTGTTTTGATGGTGATGGAAAATGGGCCACCAAGCTTCTTAGGGAGTGTGCTAGAGCAATCAATGATAGAGACTCAAGCAAAATCCAACACCTTCTATGGATGCTAAATGAGTTAGCTTCCCCTTATGGAGATTCTCAGCAGAAACTAGCCTCATATTTTCTTCAAGCTCTATTCTGCAAGGCCACTCAAACAGGCCAAAGATTCTACATGAATCTAAAATCAGCATCTGAAAAGAACCAATCTTTTGATTCAGCAAGAAAAATGATACTCAAATTTCAAGAGGTAAGTCCATGGACAACTTTTGGACATGTAGCTTCAAATGGTGCAATCttggaagcctttttagaagcaggaggagagaaaaacaaaaagaaaaagcttcACATCATTGACATAAGCAACAACACTAGCACACTTTGCACTCAATGGCCTACTTTCTTGGAATCCTTGGCTACTAAGAGTAGTGATCATGCTGAAACTCCTCAATTGAAGCTCACAATTGTGTTGGTGAAAGAGAGCTTAAAAGGGTCAGTGATGAATGAAATTTGTCAGAGAATGGAGAAGTTTGCAAGGCTAATGAGAGTGCCCTTTGAGATTAACATGATAAATGGTGTGGAACATTTATGGAAGGTAACAAAAGAAGAGTTAGGAATAgtagttgaagaagaagaagatgatgatgatgatgaggctTTTATTGCTGTGAACTGTGTTGGGGGATTGAGGAGAGTTGAGGAGGGAGAAAGGGGTAATGTGATTGGAATGTTGAAGTCTCTTAGTCCAAGAATTGTGACAATTGTTGAGGAAGAAAGTGGTGGTAGTGATGTTTCTTGCATCACAagaaatgatgatgatgactttgTAAAATGCTTTGAAGAGTGTTTAAGGTTTTACAAGATTTACTTTGAGATGTTAGAGGAGAGTTTTCCAACAATAAGCAATGAAAAGTTAATGCTAGAGAGGGAGTGTTCAAGAAACATACTTGGTGATTTGGgttgcaataataataataataaaagggagAGAGGAGTAGAGTGGTCTATGAGGTTTAGGGAGTATTTTACTCCAATAGGTTTGAGTGATGATGTTGTGGATGATGTTAGGGCATTGCTAAAGAGATATAATAGGTCAGGGTGGTCATTGATGTTGCCATCATCAAAAGTAGAAGGAATTTACTTGAAATGGAGGGATCAACCTGTTCTTTGGGCTTCAGCTTGGAAACCCTAG